The following proteins are encoded in a genomic region of Mycobacterium kiyosense:
- a CDS encoding amino acid ABC transporter permease, producing the protein MSSRVDAPAYRGAKLFGIVATILIVAGLAGAAPAAADRNQCAPPGVESATVLPDDLASRGGDDADPDTQTTPGVVPLRAINTAELGLGTPGTLVVGTLSDAPPSTCINATGRFTGFDNELLRAIAAKLGLHVQFVGTDFSGLLAQVASRRFDVGSSSVKATDARRHTVAFTNGYDFGFYSLVVPPGSPIKDFGDLAAGQRIGVVQGTVEEYYVVETLHLQPVKYPDFATVYASLKTHQLDAWVAPANQASSAIHSTDPAVIVANTFGTDDFVAYAVARDNQPLVDALNSGLDAVIADGTWADLYSKWVPRTLPPGWKPGSKAAAAPKLPDFAAIAAQHHRKPVHPAAPKSTLAQLGESFLDWDIYRQVIPTLVRTGLPNTLILTGSAAVIGLVIGMVLAIAGISRRRWLRWPARVYTDIFRGLPEVVIILIIGLGVGPVVGGLTNNNPYPLGIAALGLMTGAYVGEILRSGIQSVDPGQLEAARALGFSYSAAMRLVVVPQGIRRVLPALVNQFIALLKASALVYFLGLIANQRELFQVGRDLNAQTGNLSPLVAAGIFYLILTVPLTHLVNFIDARLRRGRAKLEPEDPAEVVTSTIGPEMT; encoded by the coding sequence ATGAGTTCTCGCGTCGATGCTCCCGCCTACCGCGGCGCGAAGCTGTTCGGGATAGTCGCGACCATCCTGATCGTGGCCGGCCTGGCCGGCGCCGCCCCCGCCGCCGCGGACCGTAATCAATGCGCCCCGCCCGGCGTGGAAAGCGCCACCGTCCTGCCCGACGACCTCGCATCCCGCGGCGGTGACGACGCCGACCCGGACACCCAGACCACCCCCGGCGTGGTGCCGCTGCGTGCGATCAACACCGCCGAACTCGGCCTCGGCACTCCCGGCACGCTGGTGGTGGGCACCCTCTCTGACGCGCCGCCCAGCACCTGCATCAACGCCACCGGCCGGTTCACCGGGTTCGACAACGAGTTGCTGCGCGCCATCGCCGCCAAGCTGGGTCTGCACGTGCAATTCGTCGGAACGGACTTCTCCGGGCTGCTCGCCCAGGTGGCCTCGCGCCGCTTCGATGTCGGCTCCTCGTCGGTCAAGGCCACCGACGCCCGTCGGCACACGGTCGCCTTCACCAACGGCTACGACTTCGGTTTCTATTCGTTGGTGGTGCCACCCGGTTCGCCCATCAAGGACTTCGGCGACCTGGCCGCGGGCCAGCGGATCGGCGTCGTCCAGGGCACCGTCGAGGAGTACTACGTCGTCGAAACCCTGCACCTGCAGCCGGTGAAATATCCCGACTTCGCCACCGTCTACGCCAGCTTGAAAACCCACCAGCTCGACGCCTGGGTGGCGCCGGCGAATCAGGCGTCCAGCGCCATCCACTCCACCGACCCGGCGGTGATCGTCGCGAACACCTTCGGCACCGACGATTTCGTGGCATATGCCGTCGCACGGGACAACCAGCCGCTGGTCGACGCACTGAACTCGGGCCTGGACGCCGTCATCGCCGACGGCACCTGGGCCGATCTGTACAGCAAGTGGGTGCCGCGCACGCTGCCGCCGGGGTGGAAACCGGGGTCGAAAGCCGCCGCGGCGCCAAAGCTGCCCGACTTCGCCGCAATCGCTGCCCAGCATCACCGCAAACCGGTGCACCCGGCCGCCCCCAAGTCCACACTGGCGCAGTTGGGCGAATCCTTCCTGGACTGGGACATCTACCGGCAAGTGATCCCGACCCTGGTGCGCACCGGGTTGCCCAACACGCTGATTCTGACCGGCAGCGCCGCCGTGATCGGACTGGTGATCGGCATGGTGCTGGCGATCGCGGGCATCTCGCGGCGCCGCTGGCTGCGCTGGCCGGCCCGGGTGTACACCGACATCTTCCGCGGCCTGCCCGAGGTGGTGATCATCCTGATCATCGGGCTCGGTGTGGGACCGGTGGTGGGCGGGTTGACCAACAACAATCCCTATCCGCTGGGAATCGCCGCGCTGGGGTTGATGACCGGGGCCTACGTCGGGGAGATCCTGCGGTCCGGGATCCAAAGCGTGGATCCCGGACAGCTCGAGGCCGCTCGTGCACTGGGTTTCAGTTACTCGGCCGCGATGCGGCTGGTGGTGGTGCCGCAAGGGATACGACGGGTGCTGCCGGCGTTGGTCAATCAGTTCATCGCGCTGTTGAAGGCCTCCGCCCTGGTGTACTTCCTGGGCCTGATCGCCAACCAGCGCGAGCTGTTCCAGGTGGGCCGCGACCTCAACGCACAGACCGGAAACCTGTCCCCGCTGGTGGCCGCGGGGATCTTCTACCTGATCCTGACCGTCCCGTTGACGCATCTGGTGAACTTCATCGACGCCCGGCTCAGGCGTGGCCGCGCCAAGCTTGAGCCGGAGGACCCCGCCGAAGTGGTCACCTCGACCATCGGGCCGGAGATGACGTGA
- the leuS gene encoding leucine--tRNA ligase, translated as MAGRSGQVAAGGPYTLLGVTESSPAKDTDAPRYRYTAELAAGLERTWQENWARSGTFNVPNPVGSLAPADGSAVPQDKLFVQDMFPYPSGEGLHVGHPLGYIATDVYARYYRMLGRNVLHALGFDAFGLPAEQFAVQTGTHPRTRTEANVVNFRRQLGRLGLGHDSRRSFSTTDVDFYKWTQWIFLQIYNAWFDKAANKARPIAELIAEFDSGTRGLDDGRDWSELSAGERADVVDAHRLVYRADSMVNWCPGLGTVLANEEVTADGRSDRGNFPVFRKRLRQWMMRITAYSDRLLDDLDVLDWPEKVKTMQRNWIGRSTGAAALFSATAADGTAREIEVFTTRPDTLFGATYLVLAPEHDLVDELVAASWPDSVDPTWTYGAGTPAEAVAAYRRAIAAKSDLERQENKEKTGVFLGSYAVNPANGKPVPIFIADYVLVGYGTGAIMAVPGHDQRDWDFATAFGLPIVEVIAGGDISQSAHSGDGVLVNSGYLDGMNVADAKQAITVRLEAEGSGRARVEFKLRDWLFARQRYWGEPFPIVYDSDGRPHPLDEAALPVELPDVPDYSPVLFDPDDADSEPSPPLNKATDWVHVELDLGDGLQSYTRDTNVMPQWAGSSWYELRYTDPQNSERFCAKENEAYWMGPRPAEHGPDDPGGVDLYVGGAEHAVLHLLYCRFWHKVLYDLGHVSSREPYRRLVNQGYIQAFAYTDARGSYVPAAEVVERDGAFFYPGPQGEIEVFQEFGKIGKSLKNSVSPDEICDAYGADTLRVYEMSMGPLDASRPWATKDVVGAYRFLQRVWRLVIDEDTGELRVVDGEPDPETLRALHRTIAGVSEDYAALRNNTAGAKLIEYTNHLTKQHRDGVPRAAVEPLVLMLAPLAPHLAEELWARMGHSKSLAHGPFPVADPAYLVEDTVEYPVQVNGKVRGRVVVAADADNDAVQAAALADEKVLAFLAGAAPRKVIVVPGRMVNLVV; from the coding sequence GTGGCCGGCCGATCCGGGCAGGTCGCCGCGGGCGGCCCTTATACCCTGTTGGGCGTGACCGAATCGTCTCCCGCCAAAGACACCGACGCGCCGCGGTACCGCTACACCGCCGAGCTCGCGGCCGGGCTGGAACGCACCTGGCAGGAGAACTGGGCCAGGTCCGGGACCTTCAACGTGCCCAACCCGGTCGGCTCACTCGCCCCAGCGGACGGCTCGGCCGTTCCGCAGGACAAGCTCTTCGTGCAGGACATGTTCCCCTACCCGTCGGGCGAGGGGCTGCACGTCGGTCACCCGCTGGGCTACATCGCCACCGACGTCTACGCCCGCTACTACCGGATGCTTGGACGTAACGTGTTGCACGCGTTGGGTTTCGACGCGTTCGGGTTACCCGCCGAGCAGTTCGCGGTGCAGACCGGCACCCACCCGCGCACCCGCACCGAGGCCAACGTCGTCAATTTCAGGCGCCAGTTGGGCCGGTTGGGGCTGGGCCATGACAGCCGGCGCAGCTTCTCCACCACCGACGTCGACTTCTACAAGTGGACGCAGTGGATCTTCCTGCAGATCTACAACGCCTGGTTCGACAAGGCCGCCAACAAGGCCCGTCCGATCGCCGAGTTGATAGCCGAATTCGACTCCGGAACACGAGGTCTGGACGACGGACGCGACTGGTCGGAGTTGTCGGCGGGGGAGCGGGCCGACGTGGTCGACGCCCACCGGTTGGTCTACCGGGCCGACTCGATGGTCAACTGGTGTCCCGGTCTGGGCACGGTGCTGGCCAACGAAGAGGTGACCGCCGACGGCCGCAGCGACCGCGGGAACTTCCCGGTGTTCCGAAAGCGGTTGCGGCAGTGGATGATGCGAATCACCGCCTATTCCGACCGGCTGTTGGACGACCTGGATGTGCTGGACTGGCCGGAGAAGGTCAAGACCATGCAGCGCAACTGGATCGGCCGTTCGACCGGCGCGGCTGCACTGTTTTCGGCCACTGCCGCCGACGGGACGGCGCGGGAGATCGAAGTCTTCACCACCCGGCCCGACACTCTGTTCGGGGCCACCTACCTGGTGCTGGCCCCCGAACATGACCTGGTCGACGAGTTGGTGGCCGCGTCGTGGCCGGATTCGGTGGACCCGACCTGGACGTACGGCGCCGGTACGCCGGCAGAGGCCGTCGCCGCCTACCGGCGCGCCATCGCGGCCAAGTCCGATTTGGAGCGACAGGAGAACAAGGAGAAGACCGGCGTCTTCCTGGGCAGCTACGCCGTGAACCCGGCCAACGGCAAGCCGGTCCCGATCTTCATCGCCGACTACGTGCTGGTCGGTTACGGAACCGGGGCAATCATGGCGGTCCCGGGTCACGATCAGCGGGACTGGGACTTCGCCACGGCATTTGGTCTGCCGATCGTCGAAGTCATTGCCGGCGGCGATATTTCGCAGTCGGCGCATTCCGGCGACGGCGTGCTGGTCAACTCCGGCTACCTCGACGGCATGAACGTGGCCGACGCCAAGCAGGCCATCACGGTCCGGTTGGAGGCCGAGGGCAGCGGCCGGGCCCGCGTCGAATTCAAGTTGCGGGACTGGCTTTTCGCGCGCCAACGGTATTGGGGCGAGCCGTTCCCGATCGTCTACGACAGCGACGGGCGTCCGCACCCTCTGGACGAGGCTGCGCTGCCGGTCGAACTGCCGGACGTGCCGGACTATTCGCCGGTGTTGTTCGACCCCGACGATGCCGACAGCGAGCCCTCGCCACCGCTGAACAAGGCGACCGACTGGGTGCACGTCGAGCTGGATCTCGGTGACGGGCTGCAGTCCTACACTCGCGACACCAACGTGATGCCGCAGTGGGCGGGCAGCTCCTGGTACGAGCTGCGCTACACCGACCCGCAAAATTCGGAACGGTTCTGCGCCAAGGAAAATGAGGCTTACTGGATGGGTCCGCGGCCGGCCGAGCACGGCCCGGACGATCCCGGCGGGGTGGACCTTTACGTCGGCGGTGCCGAGCACGCGGTGCTGCACCTGTTGTATTGCCGGTTCTGGCACAAGGTTCTCTACGATCTGGGTCACGTCAGCTCACGCGAGCCCTACCGACGGCTGGTCAACCAGGGCTACATCCAGGCTTTCGCCTACACCGATGCGCGGGGGTCCTACGTGCCGGCCGCCGAGGTGGTCGAACGCGACGGCGCATTCTTCTATCCCGGGCCCCAGGGTGAAATTGAGGTCTTTCAGGAATTCGGGAAGATAGGTAAAAGCCTGAAGAATTCGGTGTCGCCCGACGAGATCTGCGACGCGTACGGCGCCGACACCCTGCGGGTCTACGAAATGTCGATGGGCCCGCTGGACGCCTCCCGGCCATGGGCCACCAAGGACGTCGTCGGCGCGTACCGGTTCCTGCAGCGGGTGTGGCGGCTGGTGATCGACGAGGACACCGGTGAGTTGCGGGTGGTGGACGGCGAGCCGGATCCCGAGACACTGCGCGCGTTGCACCGCACGATTGCGGGTGTCTCCGAAGACTATGCGGCACTGCGCAATAACACCGCCGGCGCCAAGCTGATCGAGTACACCAATCACCTGACCAAGCAGCACCGCGACGGCGTTCCCCGGGCGGCGGTGGAGCCCCTGGTGTTGATGCTGGCCCCGCTGGCCCCGCACCTGGCCGAGGAGTTGTGGGCGCGGATGGGGCACTCGAAGTCGCTGGCGCACGGGCCGTTCCCGGTGGCCGATCCGGCTTATCTGGTCGAAGACACGGTCGAGTACCCGGTTCAGGTGAACGGCAAGGTCCGCGGGCGGGTGGTGGTGGCGGCCGACGCGGACAACGACGCCGTGCAGGCTGCCGCGCTGGCCGACGAGAAGGTGCTCGCCTTCCTGGCCGGCGCCGCGCCGCGCAAGGTGATCGTGGTGCCCGGCCGGATGGTTAACCTGGTTGTCTGA
- a CDS encoding ABC transporter ATP-binding protein, with translation MTVPDGSSAPVSLAAKDIHQTLAGNAVLRGVTLEVPAGTTAAIIGPSGSGKSTLLRTLNRLHEPDSGDILLDGRSVLGDDPDQLRQRIGMVFQHFNLFPHRTVLDNVALAPRRLRRLSAEAARELALHHLDRVGLKAKAGTRPSALSGGQQQRVAIARALAMAPQVMFFDEATSALDPELVKGILALIAELGADGMTMVVVTHEMGFARSASDSVVFMDHGKVVEFGPPGQIFEAAQTERLQRFLSQVL, from the coding sequence GTGACCGTTCCCGACGGCAGTTCCGCACCGGTTTCGCTGGCGGCCAAGGACATTCACCAGACCCTGGCCGGCAACGCGGTGCTGCGCGGAGTCACCCTCGAGGTGCCGGCCGGGACCACGGCCGCGATCATCGGACCTTCCGGATCGGGCAAATCGACACTGCTGCGCACGTTGAACCGGCTGCACGAGCCCGACAGCGGCGACATCCTGCTGGACGGCAGATCGGTGCTCGGTGACGACCCCGACCAGCTACGCCAGCGCATCGGCATGGTGTTCCAGCACTTCAACCTCTTCCCGCACCGCACCGTGCTGGACAACGTCGCGCTGGCGCCGCGCAGGCTGCGCCGGTTGTCCGCCGAAGCGGCCCGGGAGCTGGCGCTGCACCACCTGGACCGGGTCGGCCTCAAAGCCAAGGCCGGGACCCGGCCCAGCGCGTTGTCCGGGGGTCAGCAGCAACGTGTGGCGATCGCCCGGGCGCTGGCCATGGCCCCGCAGGTGATGTTCTTCGACGAGGCGACCTCGGCTCTGGACCCTGAGCTGGTCAAAGGAATCCTGGCACTGATCGCCGAACTCGGCGCCGACGGCATGACGATGGTGGTGGTCACCCACGAAATGGGCTTCGCGCGTTCGGCATCGGATTCCGTGGTGTTCATGGATCACGGCAAAGTGGTGGAGTTCGGGCCACCCGGTCAGATCTTCGAAGCCGCCCAGACCGAACGGCTGCAGCGATTCCTCTCCCAGGTGCTGTGA
- a CDS encoding hypothetical protein (frameshifted, deletion at around 49952), whose amino-acid sequence MADPRWTGPPEVVAAIFEAGSPASVVANNVVWVTETANNELSAGLSQINTLITAGQWQGVSSLASTVAATGLNAGLQTLVGWTAEKINVTQAAVDAFMIARSTVIPSVVCQTNRDEWSVLNATNFFGQNTPGIVERDLEYFGEHWPHNSRAGWTYSGALTALIALLTVPPPVAPMGASPAAPAAAAEAVAQAAAQTGMRDAVQASTQVAQTAGQSASSPAEATGQLSSLMQEPMQMVSGVTGPLKEMAQAPMQAMQGLSSMPQSLMQSLGGMFPSTGAPNAAVAAAEPVVAAGGVAGGVGAAGRRWAVAPAGFRVPG is encoded by the coding sequence ATGGCCGACCCCAGGTGGACTGGCCCACCCGAAGTCGTCGCGGCGATCTTCGAGGCGGGATCGCCCGCGTCCGTCGTTGCCAACAATGTGGTCTGGGTGACCGAGACAGCGAACAACGAGCTGTCGGCCGGACTCTCGCAGATCAACACGCTGATCACCGCGGGGCAATGGCAGGGCGTGAGTTCGTTGGCGTCGACGGTCGCGGCGACCGGCCTCAACGCCGGACTGCAGACGCTGGTGGGCTGGACCGCCGAAAAGATCAACGTCACCCAGGCCGCCGTCGACGCCTTCATGATCGCGCGCTCCACGGTGATCCCGTCGGTGGTCTGCCAGACCAACCGCGACGAGTGGAGCGTGCTGAACGCCACCAACTTCTTCGGCCAGAACACCCCGGGGATCGTCGAGCGCGATCTGGAGTACTTCGGTGAACACTGGCCGCACAACTCGCGGGCCGGCTGGACCTACAGCGGAGCGCTGACCGCTCTGATCGCGCTGCTGACCGTGCCGCCGCCGGTCGCGCCGATGGGCGCCTCCCCGGCCGCGCCCGCCGCGGCGGCCGAGGCGGTCGCGCAGGCCGCTGCTCAAACCGGCATGCGCGACGCGGTCCAAGCGTCGACGCAGGTCGCGCAGACCGCCGGACAGAGCGCCTCCTCCCCCGCCGAGGCGACCGGCCAGCTCAGCTCGCTCATGCAGGAGCCGATGCAGATGGTGTCCGGTGTCACCGGGCCGCTTAAGGAGATGGCGCAGGCGCCGATGCAGGCGATGCAAGGTTTGTCGAGCATGCCGCAGAGCCTGATGCAGTCTCTGGGCGGCATGTTCCCGTCCACCGGCGCGCCGAACGCAGCCGTGGCCGCCGCCGAGCCCGTAGTGGCCGCGGGAGGAGTCGCTGGTGGCGTCGGGGCGGCGGGGCGTCGCTGGGCGGTGGCGCCGGCGGGTTTCCGGGTGCCGGGCTGA
- a CDS encoding short chain dehydrogenase, with product MPTALITGAGGGIGSAIAAALAPTHTLLLAGRPSSRLDAVAERLGATTFPLDLVDTDSIEASCEVIDELDVLVHNAGVAIPGRVAESHVDEWRATFSVNVFGAVALTLTLLPALRQVRGHVVFINSGSGRNVSPGMASYSASKFALRAFADSLRADEPALSVTSIHPGRVDTEMQRELVAYEGGEYDAAKFLRPETVAQVVADVVATPPDAQVHEVVIRPR from the coding sequence ATGCCCACCGCTTTGATCACCGGCGCCGGCGGCGGTATCGGCTCGGCCATTGCCGCCGCGCTGGCGCCCACCCACACCCTGTTGTTGGCCGGTCGACCGTCCTCCCGGCTCGATGCGGTCGCCGAACGACTGGGCGCCACCACCTTTCCGTTGGACCTGGTCGACACCGACTCGATCGAAGCCAGTTGCGAGGTGATCGACGAACTCGACGTGCTGGTGCACAACGCCGGTGTCGCCATCCCGGGCCGGGTGGCCGAGTCCCACGTCGACGAGTGGCGTGCCACGTTCAGCGTGAATGTCTTTGGCGCGGTTGCGCTTACGTTGACATTATTGCCGGCGCTGCGCCAGGTTCGGGGCCACGTGGTGTTCATCAACTCCGGGTCCGGCCGCAACGTCTCCCCCGGCATGGCGTCCTACTCGGCGAGCAAATTCGCGCTGCGCGCCTTCGCCGACTCGCTGCGTGCCGACGAACCGGCCCTGTCGGTGACCTCGATCCACCCGGGGCGGGTGGACACCGAGATGCAGCGCGAACTGGTCGCGTACGAGGGCGGCGAGTACGACGCGGCGAAGTTCCTCCGCCCGGAAACGGTCGCGCAGGTGGTGGCCGATGTGGTGGCCACTCCCCCGGACGCTCAGGTGCACGAGGTGGTCATCCGGCCGCGCTGA
- a CDS encoding transcriptional regulator: MSDSEPNPAALTELAEGLHRSLSKLFTILRRGDPAGGAVTGELTLAQLSILVTLLDRGPIRMTDLAAHERVRTPTTTVAIRRLEKIGLVKRSRDPSDLRAVLVDITPQGRAVHAESLANRHASLAAMLSQLSDADLEVLTQALAPLDRLGAGESAGSATASPPANAAVPQA; encoded by the coding sequence ATGTCGGACAGCGAACCCAACCCCGCGGCGCTCACGGAGCTCGCGGAGGGGTTGCATCGCTCGCTGTCCAAGCTGTTCACCATCCTGCGCCGCGGCGACCCCGCCGGGGGCGCGGTGACCGGTGAACTGACGCTGGCGCAGCTGTCGATCCTGGTCACCCTGCTCGACCGCGGTCCGATCCGGATGACGGACCTGGCCGCCCACGAGCGGGTGCGCACCCCCACCACCACGGTGGCGATCCGCCGCCTGGAGAAGATCGGGCTGGTGAAGCGTTCGCGGGATCCCTCGGACCTGCGGGCGGTGCTGGTCGACATCACCCCGCAGGGACGGGCCGTGCACGCCGAGTCACTGGCGAATCGGCACGCCTCGCTGGCCGCAATGCTCAGCCAGCTCTCCGATGCGGACCTCGAAGTCCTGACGCAGGCGCTGGCACCGCTGGACCGGCTGGGCGCGGGCGAGTCCGCCGGTAGCGCGACCGCCAGTCCCCCCGCTAATGCCGCGGTGCCGCAGGCGTGA
- a CDS encoding putative MFS-type transporter, which produces MIRTRMQASAPVELWRSVHALPDFWRLLQLRMASQFGDGLFQAGLAGALLFNPDRAADPMAIARAFAVLFLPYSLLGPFAGALMDRWDRRLVLVGANVARLCFIVAIGTILAVGAGDIVLLCVALLANGLARFVAACMSASLPHVVPRDSVVTMNSVATASGAFAAFLGANFMLLPRWLGGGGDQGAAVVIFTALIPVSLALLLSLRFAPQVLGPDHTKRAIHGSAVYAVVTGWLHGVRTVAQRPTVAAALSGLASHRMVVGINSLVILLLVHHMKDADVEGLGTALLFFAATGLGAFLSNVLTPVLVRRWGRYTTANGALVAAAVIQTGGATLLLPVMVACGFLLGAAGQVVKLCADSAMQIDVDDALRGHVFAVQDALFWVSFIAAVTVAAAFIPADGRAPMFVLFGSVIYLIGLLVHSVVGRRRRRAAVV; this is translated from the coding sequence GTGATTCGCACCCGGATGCAGGCAAGTGCACCCGTCGAACTGTGGCGGTCGGTGCACGCGCTGCCCGATTTCTGGCGACTGCTGCAACTGCGCATGGCCAGCCAGTTCGGCGACGGACTCTTCCAGGCCGGCCTGGCGGGCGCGTTGCTGTTCAACCCCGACCGAGCCGCCGACCCGATGGCGATCGCGCGCGCGTTCGCGGTGCTGTTCCTGCCCTACTCCCTGCTGGGTCCGTTTGCCGGTGCGCTGATGGACCGGTGGGATCGGCGGCTGGTGCTGGTCGGCGCGAATGTCGCGCGGCTGTGCTTCATCGTCGCGATCGGCACCATCCTGGCGGTCGGTGCCGGAGACATCGTCCTGTTGTGCGTTGCCCTGTTGGCCAACGGTTTAGCGCGGTTTGTGGCAGCCTGCATGTCGGCGTCGCTGCCGCATGTGGTGCCGCGCGACAGTGTGGTCACGATGAACTCGGTGGCGACCGCATCGGGCGCCTTCGCTGCATTTTTGGGTGCCAATTTCATGTTGCTGCCCCGCTGGCTCGGCGGCGGCGGTGATCAGGGCGCCGCGGTCGTCATTTTCACCGCGCTGATTCCGGTGTCGTTGGCGTTGCTGCTGTCGCTGCGGTTTGCCCCGCAAGTACTGGGCCCCGACCACACCAAGCGCGCGATCCACGGCTCGGCCGTCTACGCCGTGGTCACCGGCTGGTTGCACGGCGTGCGGACGGTCGCGCAGCGCCCCACGGTGGCCGCCGCGCTGTCCGGCCTGGCCTCGCACCGCATGGTCGTCGGCATCAACTCGCTGGTGATCCTGCTGTTGGTCCACCACATGAAGGACGCCGACGTCGAGGGCTTGGGCACCGCGCTGCTGTTCTTCGCTGCCACCGGACTGGGAGCCTTCCTGTCCAATGTGCTGACACCGGTCCTGGTCCGGCGATGGGGGCGCTACACCACCGCCAATGGCGCGTTGGTGGCCGCCGCGGTCATCCAGACAGGCGGGGCGACGCTGCTGCTGCCGGTCATGGTGGCCTGCGGATTTCTATTAGGGGCGGCGGGGCAGGTGGTCAAGTTGTGCGCGGACTCGGCGATGCAGATCGACGTCGACGACGCGCTGCGCGGGCACGTGTTCGCGGTGCAGGACGCCTTGTTCTGGGTGTCGTTCATCGCCGCCGTCACGGTGGCCGCGGCGTTCATCCCCGCCGACGGGCGCGCCCCGATGTTCGTGTTGTTCGGCTCGGTGATTTATCTGATCGGTTTGCTGGTGCACAGCGTCGTCGGCCGGCGACGCCGGCGCGCGGCAGTGGTTTGA
- a CDS encoding UPF0301 protein encodes MAQHEDPEDYAAPAAHRVRAGTLLLANTDLLEPTFRRSVIYIVEHNEGGTLGVVLNRSSETAVYNVLPQWAKLAAKPKTMFIGGPVKRDAALCLAVLRVGAEPDGVPGLRHVAGRMVMVDLDADPDLIAPVVEGVRIFAGYSGWTIGQLEGEIERDDWIVLSALPSDVLTPPRSDLWGQVLRRQPLPLSLLATHPIDLSRN; translated from the coding sequence GTGGCGCAGCACGAAGATCCTGAGGACTATGCCGCTCCGGCCGCCCATCGGGTGCGGGCGGGCACCCTACTGCTGGCCAATACCGACCTGCTGGAGCCGACGTTCCGGCGCAGCGTGATCTACATCGTGGAGCACAACGAGGGCGGCACGCTGGGCGTGGTGCTCAACCGGTCCAGCGAGACCGCGGTCTACAACGTGCTGCCGCAGTGGGCCAAGCTCGCGGCCAAGCCCAAGACGATGTTCATCGGCGGACCGGTCAAACGTGACGCCGCGTTGTGCCTGGCCGTGCTGCGGGTCGGCGCCGAGCCCGACGGGGTGCCGGGCCTGCGGCATGTGGCCGGTCGGATGGTGATGGTCGACCTGGACGCCGACCCCGACCTGATCGCGCCGGTGGTCGAAGGGGTGCGGATCTTCGCCGGCTACTCCGGCTGGACCATCGGCCAGCTCGAAGGCGAGATCGAGCGCGACGACTGGATTGTGTTGTCGGCGTTGCCCTCTGATGTCCTGACGCCGCCGCGCTCCGACCTGTGGGGACAGGTGTTGCGCCGCCAGCCGCTGCCGCTGTCGCTGTTGGCGACGCATCCGATCGACCTCAGCCGCAACTAG
- a CDS encoding putative HTH-type transcriptional regulator, with protein sequence MPKKYGIKEKDQVVTHVLNLVLTGKLRGGDRVDRNEIAHGLGVSRVPIQEALVQLEHDGIVSTRYHRGAFVERFDEATVLEHHELDGLLNGIASARAAANPTARILTELDMLMRSLRAARDPRNFAEVAWEYRRMVNDEYAGPRLHATIRASQNLIPRVFFMTYQDTREDILPFYEDENAAIQRRDPEAARAACLGRSALMAETMIAELRRRGVFGPLRVVIADETIVPETLVAERTSLVP encoded by the coding sequence ATGCCTAAGAAATATGGGATCAAGGAGAAGGACCAGGTTGTCACCCACGTCCTCAACCTGGTGCTGACCGGCAAATTGCGCGGCGGCGACCGCGTCGACCGCAACGAAATCGCGCACGGCCTGGGCGTCAGCCGGGTCCCCATCCAAGAGGCGCTGGTACAACTCGAACACGACGGCATCGTCTCCACCCGCTACCACCGGGGCGCGTTCGTCGAGCGGTTCGACGAGGCCACCGTCCTGGAACACCACGAACTCGACGGCCTGCTCAACGGCATCGCGTCCGCGCGGGCGGCAGCCAACCCGACCGCACGCATCCTGACCGAACTCGACATGCTGATGCGCTCGCTGCGCGCCGCCAGAGACCCGCGGAACTTCGCCGAGGTCGCCTGGGAGTACCGCAGAATGGTCAACGACGAGTACGCCGGGCCCCGCCTGCACGCCACCATCCGCGCCTCGCAGAACCTCATCCCCCGGGTCTTCTTCATGACCTACCAGGACACCCGCGAGGACATCCTGCCGTTCTACGAGGACGAGAACGCCGCGATCCAGCGCCGCGACCCGGAAGCGGCGCGGGCCGCATGCCTGGGCCGGTCGGCGCTGATGGCCGAGACGATGATCGCCGAACTGCGCCGGCGCGGCGTGTTCGGTCCACTGCGGGTCGTCATCGCCGACGAAACGATCGTGCCGGAAACCCTGGTCGCCGAACGGACTTCGCTGGTGCCCTGA